One window from the genome of Gimesia aquarii encodes:
- a CDS encoding serine hydrolase domain-containing protein: MSSLEDRLPLTSQRILNGIENQLHTGMQIYVSLQGEVIADAGAGEARPGIPMTADTINLWLSAGKPLTAMAIARLAELGKLNFDDRVTRFIPEFGTHGKESITLLHILNHTAGFRPVETGWPESDWEETIQRISTTPLEENWQIGKTAGYHVSSSWFILGEVLQRIMEQPYPELMRDLILEPLGMKQSWLGMPVEIFETIQDNIAYVYQREKGEMQLTDWHTAPRCLKPSPGGNARGPIRELGWFYECLLNQGLPLFEPQTVETMTSRHRIDQFDLTLQHIVDYGLGFIINSNRYGEATVPYGFGKYASEETFGHGGSQSSIAFADPEKELVVAVVANGRPGEPKHQRRAKEINEAIYEDLKLI; the protein is encoded by the coding sequence GTGTCGTCTCTCGAAGATCGTCTCCCATTGACTTCTCAACGAATTTTGAACGGTATTGAAAACCAGTTACATACTGGAATGCAGATTTATGTCTCATTGCAGGGCGAAGTCATTGCAGACGCCGGTGCAGGAGAGGCCCGCCCCGGCATTCCCATGACGGCAGATACGATCAATCTCTGGCTCTCGGCGGGAAAGCCGCTGACAGCGATGGCCATTGCGCGACTAGCGGAACTGGGAAAACTGAACTTTGACGATCGAGTGACACGTTTTATTCCTGAATTCGGCACACACGGCAAAGAATCCATTACCTTACTACACATTCTTAACCACACTGCCGGCTTTCGACCGGTCGAAACGGGCTGGCCGGAATCGGATTGGGAAGAGACAATCCAACGCATCTCCACTACACCACTTGAAGAAAACTGGCAAATCGGAAAAACGGCCGGTTATCACGTTTCATCCAGTTGGTTTATTTTAGGAGAAGTCCTGCAACGCATCATGGAACAACCTTACCCTGAATTGATGCGGGATCTGATTTTGGAACCTCTGGGTATGAAACAGAGTTGGCTGGGTATGCCTGTTGAAATCTTTGAAACGATTCAAGACAACATTGCCTATGTCTATCAGCGAGAAAAAGGAGAGATGCAACTGACCGACTGGCATACAGCACCGCGCTGTTTGAAACCTTCACCGGGGGGGAATGCACGAGGCCCGATTCGGGAACTGGGCTGGTTTTATGAATGTCTGCTGAATCAGGGTCTACCGTTGTTTGAACCTCAGACTGTTGAAACAATGACATCACGGCATCGCATCGACCAGTTCGATTTAACGCTGCAACACATTGTCGATTATGGGCTCGGTTTTATTATTAATTCAAATCGTTACGGCGAAGCCACCGTCCCTTACGGGTTCGGTAAATATGCTTCGGAAGAAACGTTCGGTCATGGTGGTTCACAATCTTCGATCGCCTTTGCCGATCCGGAAAAAGAATTAGTGGTCGCCGTCGTTGCGAATGGCAGACCGGGTGAACCCAAACATCAGCGCCGTGCAAAAGAAATCAACGAGGCGATTTACGAAGACCTCAAGTTGATTTGA
- a CDS encoding serine/threonine protein kinase, with the protein MAGKLTAEGFLNLVKQSGLVSVDQLKKLLSEYQEKGVKLGEPAEIAEELIRRSLVTRWQATKLLQGKHKGFFLGKYRLLDLVGKGGMSSVYLAEHVLMRRRCAIKVLPSKRVNDASYLARFHREAQAVALLDHPNIVRAYDVDHEMENDAEIHFLVMEYVDGRDLHEIVNKNGPLDFRDAVNYIRQAANGLAHAHEADMVHRDVKPGNLLVDSKGVVKILDLGLARFFNEGEDKSLTIAHDEKVLGTADYLAPEQAIDSHMVDSRADIYSLGCTLSFLLTGHPPFTEGTLAQRLMAHQTKEPPPITDDRPDTPEDLLLIINKMMAKDREERYQTATETAEALYEWLQKNTDDVWRQNNVSSGVGSGVGLTQNSSGAQEQQKKDPELAAFLSNLKDEPVVPQASDSGNLKKAKSSPQLKQTKKPSSDVRDSSVVKEDKIGAGSTRISSVAETKPGSGAKAVAPAVAAKAKPVAKPVKKPAKRPIKKAIPVAEALPGDSVVMEAEPDEVEAELVEEATASDSFLDAIPGSDRRWFLPAIAGGGVGLLLIVGVVMYALKGEGDEPKPEDAQTVQPEPTPDKPAEPESLPEEIKVGPEEDYKSISAVLKDIQIVFEKNFDESDKHYTIKVAAGQELKERISIDNSLLKYPKGITIVADEGKPVILAPEGPEPIIQLQGIEGLTIEGFLIRAQGKKVAVQLNDYLVGTRLKNLKINDFQTTGILATGVSGLRGEPLLLENLKIKAGNPQAVGVHFTGDANSEIVVSNLRCLNTMQTGIQYSSTVKDTHIKESIFSETATGIRFESLGYDFINLKLTNNTFFIVNSGIVITAMPGPNSEAIQISRNLFATLEGPEATVEQQNDPKVWAKILTAQENYSSRTAPKPIPANELDLFKNKGKRGDANLSNFVSTTPSDQKFLSPAPDNPARKVAGTPGGMKPYVGAVAP; encoded by the coding sequence ATGGCAGGAAAACTAACGGCCGAAGGTTTTTTAAACCTGGTAAAACAAAGCGGTCTGGTTTCGGTCGATCAGTTGAAAAAACTTCTTTCCGAATATCAGGAAAAAGGGGTCAAGCTGGGCGAACCTGCTGAGATCGCAGAGGAGCTGATTCGGCGTTCTTTGGTAACCAGATGGCAGGCTACCAAGTTACTACAGGGAAAGCATAAAGGATTTTTCCTTGGAAAATATCGCCTGCTGGATCTGGTTGGTAAAGGGGGCATGAGTTCGGTCTATTTGGCGGAACATGTACTGATGCGTCGCCGTTGTGCCATTAAAGTGCTCCCTTCCAAACGCGTTAATGACGCTTCTTACCTCGCCCGCTTTCATCGTGAAGCACAGGCCGTCGCACTCTTGGATCACCCAAATATCGTGCGTGCTTATGATGTAGACCATGAGATGGAAAATGATGCAGAGATTCATTTTCTGGTGATGGAATATGTCGATGGTCGGGATTTACATGAGATCGTGAATAAGAATGGACCTCTCGACTTTCGAGATGCTGTGAATTATATCCGACAGGCAGCCAATGGTTTGGCTCACGCTCATGAAGCAGATATGGTACACCGGGACGTCAAACCTGGAAATTTGCTGGTTGATTCTAAAGGGGTCGTCAAGATTCTTGACTTGGGGTTAGCTCGTTTTTTTAACGAAGGTGAAGACAAGTCACTGACAATCGCGCATGATGAGAAGGTATTGGGGACGGCTGACTATCTCGCGCCCGAGCAGGCCATTGACAGTCATATGGTAGATTCCCGCGCCGACATCTATAGCCTGGGTTGTACTTTATCGTTTTTGTTGACAGGTCATCCCCCCTTCACCGAAGGTACGCTCGCGCAGCGATTGATGGCGCATCAAACGAAAGAGCCACCACCTATCACTGATGACCGACCCGATACTCCTGAAGATTTATTGTTGATCATTAATAAAATGATGGCAAAAGATCGCGAGGAGCGATACCAAACCGCAACTGAAACGGCGGAAGCCTTATATGAATGGTTGCAGAAAAATACAGACGATGTGTGGCGACAGAATAATGTGAGTAGTGGTGTCGGTTCCGGGGTTGGGTTAACTCAAAACAGTTCCGGAGCTCAAGAGCAACAGAAAAAAGATCCCGAGCTGGCTGCATTTCTCTCAAATTTGAAGGATGAACCAGTCGTCCCCCAGGCAAGTGATTCCGGAAATTTGAAAAAGGCTAAGAGCAGTCCTCAGCTCAAGCAGACAAAAAAGCCTTCTTCCGACGTTCGAGATTCCTCCGTTGTAAAAGAAGATAAAATCGGTGCCGGATCAACGCGCATTTCTAGTGTTGCAGAAACAAAGCCCGGAAGTGGTGCAAAAGCGGTTGCACCGGCAGTTGCCGCTAAGGCTAAGCCGGTGGCAAAGCCGGTCAAGAAACCTGCGAAGCGACCTATCAAAAAAGCAATTCCTGTTGCTGAAGCGTTGCCTGGTGATTCGGTCGTTATGGAAGCCGAGCCAGATGAAGTTGAAGCGGAGTTAGTTGAGGAAGCGACGGCTTCCGATTCTTTTCTCGATGCGATTCCCGGCAGCGATCGTCGGTGGTTTCTCCCTGCAATCGCGGGAGGCGGAGTAGGATTGTTGTTGATAGTGGGAGTTGTGATGTATGCGTTGAAGGGGGAAGGTGACGAACCAAAGCCTGAAGACGCACAGACTGTCCAACCAGAACCAACACCAGACAAGCCTGCAGAACCGGAATCATTACCCGAAGAAATTAAAGTTGGGCCAGAGGAAGATTACAAATCGATTTCCGCCGTTCTCAAAGACATTCAGATTGTCTTTGAGAAAAATTTTGATGAGAGTGACAAGCATTACACGATCAAAGTCGCTGCCGGGCAGGAATTAAAAGAGCGGATCAGTATTGATAATTCCCTATTGAAATATCCAAAAGGAATTACGATTGTTGCCGACGAGGGAAAACCAGTGATATTGGCTCCTGAGGGGCCTGAACCAATCATTCAGCTACAGGGAATCGAAGGACTCACAATAGAAGGTTTTCTGATCAGAGCACAAGGCAAAAAAGTAGCCGTTCAATTAAATGATTACCTGGTCGGAACGCGATTGAAAAATTTGAAGATAAATGATTTTCAAACTACTGGTATTTTGGCGACGGGAGTGAGTGGACTTAGAGGTGAACCACTGCTTCTAGAAAACCTGAAAATCAAAGCGGGCAACCCACAAGCCGTTGGTGTCCATTTTACAGGCGATGCGAATAGTGAGATTGTTGTGTCCAATCTGCGTTGTTTAAATACGATGCAAACGGGCATTCAATATTCATCCACAGTGAAAGACACTCATATCAAAGAATCTATTTTCTCTGAGACTGCAACCGGGATACGTTTTGAGTCCTTGGGATATGATTTTATTAACTTGAAACTGACGAACAATACCTTTTTTATTGTGAACTCAGGGATTGTGATTACGGCGATGCCCGGACCCAATAGCGAAGCGATTCAGATTTCCCGTAATCTGTTTGCAACGCTTGAAGGCCCAGAAGCAACTGTCGAACAACAGAACGATCCCAAAGTCTGGGCAAAGATTTTAACAGCTCAGGAAAATTATTCTTCGCGAACAGCACCAAAACCTATTCCAGCAAACGAGCTGGATCTCTTCAAAAATAAAGGGAAGCGGGGAGATGCGAATTTAAGCAATTTCGTATCTACAACACCCAGCGATCAAAAGTTTCTCTCCCCTGCCCCGGATAATCCTGCTCGCAAAGTGGCCGGGACTCCCGGTGGAATGAAACCTTACGTAGGGGCTGTCGCACCGTAA
- a CDS encoding glutaredoxin family protein — MSTTARKEELPQGLSVLGNTLLFLGLGIFALSLTGTSWLPFTMPRSWFQNPTVWKLLALCLSFGGIAILKQISSSEMKEGERKYQPQQTRDWIPEVPGQRFETLTVYTKENCPLCEEATEILEDYAAYLPQAELIDIYSDPALVEKFGTCVPVVLIDGKIRFRGRINEVLLRRLIVASPARELLKKSCGCNKQGCGCKPEPTQLKSSGCGSNCRCA; from the coding sequence ATGAGCACGACTGCACGCAAAGAAGAACTTCCACAAGGACTCTCTGTTTTGGGGAACACCTTGTTATTTCTGGGCTTAGGTATTTTTGCTCTCTCTCTCACAGGTACGAGTTGGCTCCCCTTTACCATGCCCCGTTCCTGGTTTCAGAATCCAACCGTGTGGAAGTTATTGGCACTCTGTTTGTCCTTCGGCGGAATTGCTATTTTAAAACAAATTTCCAGCTCGGAAATGAAAGAGGGAGAACGTAAGTACCAACCCCAGCAAACCAGAGACTGGATCCCGGAAGTGCCTGGACAGCGTTTTGAGACACTCACAGTATACACAAAAGAAAACTGCCCCCTCTGCGAAGAAGCAACCGAGATCCTGGAAGATTATGCCGCCTATCTACCTCAAGCAGAATTGATTGATATCTATAGTGATCCGGCACTTGTGGAAAAATTTGGCACATGTGTCCCCGTCGTGTTAATCGACGGGAAAATCCGATTCCGCGGACGCATCAATGAAGTGTTGCTTCGTCGTCTGATCGTAGCATCACCTGCCAGAGAACTTTTGAAGAAAAGCTGTGGCTGTAACAAACAAGGCTGCGGCTGTAAGCCAGAACCAACACAGCTCAAATCGAGCGGATGTGGTAGTAATTGCCGGTGCGCTTAA